The Palaeococcus ferrophilus DSM 13482 nucleotide sequence GTTCTGCTCGCGGTGTAACCGGAAAAAACGTAGCCCGCGTGGGGGGCAACTCCGGCAGTTATATTCCTCTCGCTCCCCTCTTCGCCAAGGTCTTTGAAGAACTTCTCCAGCATGAGCGTTAGTTCCCCACCGGCAGGATAGAAGCTACCCGAAACTACAGGGTACCTCACCATGACCACCCCTGAAGAAGTTCGCTCTAAAGGTTTAAAGGGTTATAGCTAAAATGGAGGAGAAAAGTGGGCTCAGCCCCTTATAATCCTCATCTCGAAGTCCTCGATGTTGAAGCCGAAGTCCTCCCTGCTGGCTATGTCGCCCCGGTTGAAGAGTACCTCCCTCGCGAGGATCCAGTAGATGAGCGCGAGGGCCTTTCTACCCTTGTTGTTGGTCGGGATGGCGAGATCAACGAAGCTGAGGAGGTTTTCGGTATCAACGAGTGCCACGATGGGTATACCTATCTCCTTGGCCTCCTTAACGGCCTGGTGGTCGGCCCTCGGGTCGGTGACTATGAGCACATCAGGCTCTATGAAGTTCTTAACCTGCGGGTTGGTCATGGTTCCGGGGAGGAACCTTCCGGGGATGGCCCTTGCACCGGTGACCTCTCCGAACTTCTTAACAGGCTTCTGGCCGTAGAGCCTAACGCTCACGGCAAGAATGTTCTCGGGATCGAACTTGGCAAGGAACTTGCCAGCGACCCTAAGCCTCTCGTCGGTCTTTCTGACGTCGAGGACGTAGAGACCGTCCTGCCTGGCCCTGTAAATAAAGCGGGTCATGTCCTTCGTCTTCTGCTGGGTGCCTATGTGGACACCCGCTGCAAGATACTGATCAAGCGAAACCAGATATTCCTCCATCTTCTTCACCCCTCAAACGTTATTATCCTGGCTTTTTCACCCAAATCTTCCGCAACTCTAATGAGCTCGTTTATTTTAACGAGCGAGCCCTTGTCCAGCACCACCGCGGGGCACTTGAGCCCTACGGCGAGGTGTGGAAGGGCTTCGTCGGCGGATTCGAAAGTGGCTTCGGCCATTATAGGCACGATTTTCTCCGACTTGACGTCGTTCACCACGTTGTAAACGTCGGTGAGCGTTCCAAAGTTTATGGGTTTTATTGAGAGCGCGTTGTAGTAGCGCTTGTCGAGTATGTCCTTCGAACGGAAGAGCTTCTCCCCGTCAACGAACACCTCGTGGGTCTCGGCCATGAGCTCGAGGTACAGTTCCTCCTCGTCGCTCGCGGGTTTTACGTAGGCCACGTTGTGCTCCTCTATGAGGGTGAGGAGCTCCTCAAGGTCGTGGTTTCCCTTCTCGATAAGCCCTATGGCCACGTCAACACCGAGCTCGTCGCTCGCCATTTCCGAGGCCTTTGAGAGCCCATCGAGCGATGCCTTCCCCGCCAGCTTCTTCATCTCCGCGGCGGCGTCCACCACGTCGCGTATCTCCGTGATGTCGCGCACTATCACCATGTAATCGAACTCCGAATCGCCCGCGAAGAGGAGCATTGGGACGGGTATCTCCGTGCTGAAGGTTCCGCCAATGTAGCGGTAGAGCGGTATGCCCTTCGAGGAGGCTGCCGCTTTGGCCACCGCTATGGAGATGGCCAGTGCGGTGTTGGCACCCACGTGGCTGAAGTTTTCGGTTCCATCTATCTCCCAGAGGTAGCTGTCTATGAGCTCCTGATCCTGGGAGTCGAAACCTATGAGCTCCGGGCCTATGATCTCGTCTATCTCGCTAACTCCCCTGTAAGCATCAACGGTGTAGAGGAGGGGGTTCGCCTCCAGTGGAGCGGCGTAGCGCCCGAAGCCCGAGGGCGTTATGACGTCCACTTCCACCGAGTATCTGCCGCCCCTGAGGACCGCAATC carries:
- the rpsB gene encoding 30S ribosomal protein S2 is translated as MEEYLVSLDQYLAAGVHIGTQQKTKDMTRFIYRARQDGLYVLDVRKTDERLRVAGKFLAKFDPENILAVSVRLYGQKPVKKFGEVTGARAIPGRFLPGTMTNPQVKNFIEPDVLIVTDPRADHQAVKEAKEIGIPIVALVDTENLLSFVDLAIPTNNKGRKALALIYWILAREVLFNRGDIASREDFGFNIEDFEMRIIRG